Within the Hevea brasiliensis isolate MT/VB/25A 57/8 chromosome 2, ASM3005281v1, whole genome shotgun sequence genome, the region AGCAATACCTTCTCTTGCAACCGGGTTCTTGATTTCTTCGGGTTAAGTCCAGATGCTTTGCTAGTATTTATGTATGGGCCTCTGGCTTTGGATAGATTATGACTTGGGCCAGCCTGTTAATGCCCTGTTTTATCTCCAGTCCTTGGTTAAGCTAAGCTTGAGCTTTGAGTGTGTTTATGGGTTGGGCTTAGCTAGTTTAGTTTGGGTAAGGGCTCTTAAATGTGTCTCTTATATCCTTACTGGATCCTATTATTTGAATTGGCTCAAACTTGTTATGATAATGACTTTTTACCttcgaaaaaaaaaaaccaaaaaaccGAAATAATGTCTTATTTTTTACTTATTGATTTTTTCGATCTTATACTCAGATACCCTTATGCCAGCTTTTGATGCATCTTCTTATATTTGGATGGCAAGTGAAGAGAAAAGCCTCGGCtcttatttttattcttatttcaatttttcttttttaaatttcaatgtttagaaaataaaaattcgaTAGTTTCATCTGATGGAGAACATGCTGGATGGTTTTTCAAGAAGAAGGATTAGGTCCATAATCTGTTACACAACGTAAAGAGCGTTTTGTGTTCAACAACCATGTTCAACTACAAGttagaaatattttattagtaagttcaaaataaaaaatattattaataaactaAGGTTATGTTTGTTAATCAATTATATAatacaataaaaaatataatataatcataattgttattatatttctctatttaattataaaataaaatataagtagtgaaatgtaataattatttttattttaatattaatttatttatttataatattaataataagtaaTAATGGTTGCAGTGATTAGTAGTTGAGTGGCGGTGGTAGTTAAGTGGTGGCGGTGGTAGCGACAATATTAGTTGGATGGTGATAGTGGTGATGGTGGTTATGGCGAAGTGAGATAGTGATGGTGATAGTAGAAGTGACAATAGTTAAATGGTGATAATACTAGTCCAGTGATGGCGATAGTTATGGTAGTAATAAGCTGATAACGATGATGGTTGTGTTGCTGATACTattgacaataaataaaaaaatcaaaataaataattatgattATATCCATTTTTGTATGTAACGACCATTACATTATTTTAggtataattaattatgttacgTAATTATAATGTGATTATGTTAAATTTTATGTTATCaaacaatataataaaatatgtaatataattacgattatatttcaattttaattacgtTATATTAAATATGGCCTAAAAGTAAAATAGTCAAATGACAAAAAAATTTTGAACCCTTATAAGATTTATCAGTTTTactcaaattttttaattttatcaatttaatcattaaatttttatactaACTTCAATTTTAGTAATTTAgatgatttaattaataaaaataattcaaaatttttcttacaCGCCTTTTATTCAtcattattatcatcatcatGGATTACAGTGACAACTTTTGAATTTATCTCTAATTCATGTAAGTTCTGATAACCATGTAGTAATTTGAGAGCTAAATATGGCAAATGCTCTCCAAATTTTGATATGATTCATGTTGgcacaaattaattaaaaaggatTTACTATATATAATTACAAATCAaacaaaaatttatatttttttcctaATATATTTTCTTCCAAAGCAGCAATATTCAGAATCGGGATAATGATCCTGGACTAGATTCATTTGCATGCATAATTATTCTATCCCATTAGATGTATTAGAATATTCACGTCCGATATTTTTCCATCTCTGTCTCATCTCCCTCATAATTTCCAGCTTTCCATAAGTTGATATGCTGTGTCTATAAAATAACCAGCTAACTCTACGTCTCCTCCAGGCACCACCCAGCTAGCGAAATGGCTAATTTCTTCTACGCACTCGCTTGTCTTGTTGTTTTGTCTCCTACCCTTCTTTCAATGCCTTCAGCTACTTCCTATGCACCGTTTGAGCCCAACGACAAGGATCGAATTCAGTTTGCTTTCAATTTGGAATTCTTTGAAGCAGAATTCTTCTTGTTTGGTGCACTTGGTAAAGGGATTGATGCTATTGACCCAGATTTCGCAAATGGTGGTCCTCCTCCGATTGGAGCCCAAAAGGCCGAACTTGATCCTGTTTCTCGTCAAATTATCGAGGAATTTGGTTATCAAGAACTCGGTCACCTCAGGTGATAATAGATGAAAGAAAATACACTGAATGTTGTAATTAATTTTTGCACTATCAATATTCTTAGTTAACGGTGATTTTTTGTCAGGGCAATAATACAATCGGTTGGTGGAATTCCAAGGCCTCTATATGATCTCAGAGCTCAAAATTTTGCCGGAGTTTTTGACGAAGCAATCGGCTACAAATTGGATCCTCCATTTAATCCTTATCTCAATACTGTCAACTATCTCCTAGCAAGTTATGTTATCCCTTATGTTGGATTGGTTGGATACGTTGGGACCATTCCAAATCTAGCCAATTTCACTAGTAGAAGCGTAAGATAACATCTACCAGTCTCATAAAATCGAAATTTATCGTCACGTACATATACATATTAATATGACTTAACATATTTTCTCATtgttttattgttattatttatatatagctTGTTGCGTCACTATTGGGAGTAGAGGCAGGACAAGATGCAGTGATACGAACGCTGCTGTATGAGAGAGCTCATGAGAAAGTGCAGCCTTATAATATTACTGTGGCAGAGTT harbors:
- the LOC110660887 gene encoding ferritin-like catalase Nec2 produces the protein MANFFYALACLVVLSPTLLSMPSATSYAPFEPNDKDRIQFAFNLEFFEAEFFLFGALGKGIDAIDPDFANGGPPPIGAQKAELDPVSRQIIEEFGYQELGHLRAIIQSVGGIPRPLYDLRAQNFAGVFDEAIGYKLDPPFNPYLNTVNYLLASYVIPYVGLVGYVGTIPNLANFTSRSLVASLLGVEAGQDAVIRTLLYERAHEKVQPYNITVAEFTTGISNLRNKLGNTGIKDEGLIVPLKLGAEQKTSSNILSADADSRSYARTPPELLRIIYGTGSEYKPGGFLPNGGNGNIARSFLHKV